In Silene latifolia isolate original U9 population chromosome 3, ASM4854445v1, whole genome shotgun sequence, a single window of DNA contains:
- the LOC141649261 gene encoding uncharacterized protein LOC141649261 yields the protein MGICQDVLCCLCAKEPETHDHLFYGCDFTKRCVDLLKLKIRINFPEHDMVRWFSARTRFSVLQKLIAGACYVGLIYAVWSARNKARILHHVIHPTVLVKRLWQEVMERWKARNKRLLKPYDQQWISSLL from the coding sequence ATGGGGATTTGTCAAGATGTTCTCTGCTGCTTGTGTGCAAAGGAGCCTGAGACACATGATCATCTCTTCTATGGTTGTGATTTTACTAAAAGATGCGTGGATTTATTGAAACTGAAGATTCGTATCAATTTCCCAGAGCATGATATGGTCAGGTGGTTTTCTGCTAGAACAAGGTTTAGTGTTTTGCAGAAATTAATAGCAGGTGCTTGTTATGTTGGTCTCATTTATGCAGTCTGGTCTGCTAGGAACAAAGCAAGGATTCTCCACCATGTAATTCACCCTACTGTTCTTGTTAAACGGCTTTGGCAGGAAGTTATGGAGCGTTGGAAAGCAAGGAACAAGAGACTTCTCAAACCTTATGATCAACAATGGATCTCATCTCTTCTTTAG
- the LOC141647743 gene encoding alcohol-forming fatty acyl-CoA reductase-like — translation MEFANMAEFLGNKTILITGATGFIAKILVEKILRVQPNVRKLYLLVRAKDPESAKIRLQDEVIGKELFRVLREKMGQNFESFISEKITPVAGDTSYENLGLIDDNLKTEMFKDVDIVINVAATTKFEERYDVALGVNTMGPSNVVNFAKKCTNIKLLIHVSTAYVCGENGGLIPESPYSMGEALNGLPGLDIETEKKLAKQLLSNLKARELPEKGIRQIMKNFGRQRAKLFGWPNTYVFTKAMGEMLVGQCRGDLPVIIMRPTIVCSTYKEPFSGWVEGCRTIDSVAVNYGKGHLSIFLADRNSVFDLIPADMFVNSIIVAMKAHVNQPSMTIYQVGCSYRNPVNFSELHDFHYNYFNQHPWNNNEGNPVNVKKGLVLSNILIFQLILFLWIFLVGKVLNLANMMGSRSLQQVLINIDKKLNIAVKLVELYRPYLFFKGIFVDSNTEKLRVTARENGLDEDMFNFDPMSINWKDFFINVHIPAIVKYLF, via the exons ATGGAGTTTGCTAACATGGCCGAGTTTCTTGGAAACAAGACCATTTTAATAACCGGTGCAACCGGCTTCATTGCCAAGA TTTTGGTGGAGAAGATACTTAGAGTTCAGCCAAATGTAAGGAAGCTGTACCTTCTTGTAAGAGCTAAAGACCCGGAGTCTGCCAAAATCCGGCTACAAGATGAG GTGATAGGAAAGGAATTGTTCCGAGTTTTAAGAGAAAAAATGGGACAAAATTTTGAATCCTTCATATCAGAGAAAATAACACCGGTTGCTGGGGATACATCATACGAAAACCTGGGACTTATTGATGACAACCTTAAAACGGAGATGTTCAAAGACGTAGACATTGTCATAAATGTAGCCGCTACTACCAAGTTTGAGGAAAG GTATGATGTTGCATTGGGAGTAAATACTATGGGACCTTCGAATGTTGTAAACTTTGCAAAGAAATGTACCAACATAAAGTTGCTCATCCACGTATCAACTG CGTATGTGTGTGGCGAAAATGGAGGGCTGATACCAGAAAGCCCATATTCCATGGGAGAGGCATTGAATGGTTTACCAGGATTGGATATTGAAACAGAGAAAAAGCTTGCCAAGCAACTTTTAAGCAATCTCAAAGCTAGGGAACTTCCTGAGAAAGGCATCAGGCAAATTATGAAAAATTTCGGAAGACAACG GGCCAAGTTATTTGGATGGCCAAATACATATGTGTTTACAAAAGCAATGGGAGAAATGCTTGTTGGGCAATGTAGAGGTGATCTGCCTGTGATAATTATGAGACCTACCATTGTTTGTAGTACTTACAAAGAGCCTTTTTCTGGTTGGGTTGAAGGTTGCAG AACAATTGATAGTGTTGCTGTTAATTATGGGAAAGGGCATCTAAGTATCTTCCTTGCGGACCGAAACTCTGTTTTTGATCTG ATACCAGCAGATATGTTTGTAAACTCGATCATTGTCGCAATGAAGGCCCATGTGAATCAACCTTCTATGACAATCTACCAAGTTGGGTGTTCCTACAGGAATCCAGTGAACTTTAGCGAATTGCACGATTTTCATTATAATTACTTCAATCAACATCCATGGAACAATAACGAAGGCAACCCCGTCAATGTGAAGAAGGGCTTAGTGTTGAGTAACATACTCATCTTCCAACTTATTCTCTTCTTATGGATATTCTTGGTTGGGAAG GTATTGAACTTGGCTAATATGATGGGCTCAAGAAGCTTACAGCAAGTTCTTATTAACATTGACAAAAAGCTCAACATTGCTGTGAAGCTGGTGGAACTTTATAGACCTTACTTGTTCTTCAAGGGCAT TTTTGTCGACTCAAACACCGAAAAACTGAGAGTAACAGCACGAGAAAATGGGCTGGATGAAGATATGTTCAACTTTGATCCGATGTCTATCAACTGGAAAGACTTCTTCATCAATGTCCACATTCCTGCAATTGTTAAATACTTGTTCTAA